One Eurosta solidaginis isolate ZX-2024a chromosome 5, ASM4086904v1, whole genome shotgun sequence DNA segment encodes these proteins:
- the LOC137252433 gene encoding transcription factor Adf-1-like, whose product MPPKRDQRSSSVNNASPMNNNNKITKRRQTAIFGEDVDCRPSEQRLENAKLCELVKAAPCIYDNNHINYGNKEAVEAAWKMIAERCGHPELFCKKRFRNLRLAYGISINAYKTDKGANIVKPYYLHKQLDFLKPFLTSTRGRKGANPQRETIIEILTDDSNDSMPVLENQTRLEEDPSPIEIEEHNNEVDKYSEVGSETPTEANTSGLKRRASLLSENLIAKRSLISSSPTPEDTTELESNNDAKDNIIILEDKKFLNCILYVMQDMNKRQKHIFKANIWKNVHIVMDSDADYSTNQNNNMSTDTDRTYDSKHHSDTQTFMQQMKLGIARLNESELREMKRLMRQREREIELRDDVMVQIPVNSGNYLICDNNVTNTSERSPTFLGAPCNSKQEPTSTEQDMIN is encoded by the exons ATGCCACCAAAACGCGATCAGCGCTCTAGCAGCGTCAACAATGCTTCACCcatgaacaacaacaataaaattacaaaaaggcGCCAAACCGCAATATTTGGTGAAGATGTTGACTGCCGACCTTCTGAGCAACGTCTGGAAAATGCAAAATTATGTGAATTAGTTAAAGCGGCACCATGTATTTACGACAACAATCATATTAATTATGGAAACAAAGAGGCAGTGGAAGCGGCTTGGAAAATGATTGCTGAAAGGTGTGGACATCCAG AACTGTTCTGTAAAAAACGTTTTCGCAATTTGCGCCTTGCATATGGAATCTCTATTAACGCTTACAAAACCGATAAGGGTGCCAATATTGTCAAGCCCTACTATTTACATAAGCAATTGGACTTTTTAAAACCCTTTTTAACTTCGACCCGTGGACGAAAGGGAGCAAACCCACAGAGGGAAACAATTATAGAAATATTAACCGACGATTCGAATGACTCTATGCCAGTGCTTGAAAACCAAACTCGATTAGAAGAAGACCCAAGCCCAATAGAAATAGAAGAGCATAATAACGAAGTTGATAAGTATTCTGAAGTTGGATCAGAAACACCAACAGAAGCCAATACAAGTGGACTCAAACGTAGAGCAAGCCTCTTAAGCGAGAACCTTATTGCAAAACGCAGTTTAATTTCGTCATCACCAACGCCAGAGGATACAACTGAGCTAGAATCTAATAACGACGCCAAAGATAACATCATCATTTTGGAGGataaaaagtttcttaactgTATATTATATGTCATGCAAGATATGAATAAACGTCAAAAGCATATTTTTAAAGCTAATATTTGGAAGAACGTACACATCGTTATGGACTCAGATGCCGATTACTCCACTAATCAAAACAACAACATGTCTACCGACACTGATAGGACGTACGATAGCAAACATCACAGTGACACTCAAACTTTTATGCAGCAAATGAAGTTAGGTATTGCCAGACTAAATGAAAGTGAATTGCGTGAAATGAAACGACTCATGCGTCAACGTGAACGCGAAATTGAACTTCGTGACGATGTGATGGTTCAAATACCTGTCAATAGCGGCAATTACCTCATATGTGATAATAATGTTACGAATACATCAGAACGTTCACCAACATTTCTGGGTGCGCCATGCAATTCAAAGCAAGAGCCTACATCGACAGAACAAGATATGATTAATTAG